A stretch of the Phyllopteryx taeniolatus isolate TA_2022b chromosome 5, UOR_Ptae_1.2, whole genome shotgun sequence genome encodes the following:
- the sinhcaf gene encoding SIN3-HDAC complex-associated factor: MFGFHKPKMYRSLDGCCICRAKSSSSRFTDSKRYEKDFRSCFGLSETRSGEICNACVLLVKRWKKLPVGTKKNWNHVVDARGGPSLKLTSRPKKIKSVAKKARPSQINRLQKELKRNNSDAHSTTSSASPAQSPSYSNLSDDGSDTELSRGSSRSPVFSFLDLTYWKRQKVCCGIIYKGRFGEVLIDPHLFKPCCRKKQEQQQQQQQLDEEDDEEEEEEEGDDEDVEEEELEVEGSRAGGVPVSRVTSPPEEEQAKEMTTAAGAQLCVTVATTSEGAW, encoded by the exons ATGTTTGGCTTTCACAAGCCGAAAATGTACAGGAGTTTGGACGGCTGCTGCATCTGCCGCGCAAAGTCGTCCAGCTCTCGCTTCACCGACAGCAAGCGCTACGAGAAAGACTTCAGGAGCTGTTTTGG ATTGAGCGAAACGCGATCCGGAGAGATCTGCAACGCTTGTGTGCTCCTGGTGAAGCGATGGAAAAAGCTACCTGTGGGAACCAAGAAGAACTGGAATCAT GTGGTTGATGCTCGAGGCGGTCCCAGTCTAAAGTTGACCTCTCGGCCCAAGAAGATCAAGTCCGTCGCCAAGAAAGCCCGTCCGAGCCAGATCAACAGGCTGCAGAAAGAGCTCAAAAGAAACA ATTCCGACGCCCACAGCACCACGTCCAGCGCGTCCCCGGCTCAGTCTCCCAGCTACAGCAACTTGTCCGACGACGGCTCGGACACGGAGCTCAGCCGAGGGTCGAGCCGCTCGCCCGTCTTCTCCTTCCTGGATCTCACCTACTGGAAGAG ACAAAAGGTGTGCTGCGGAATCATCTACAAGGGTCGCTTTGGGGAGGTGCTCATCGACCCCCACCTCTTCAAACCGTGCTGTCGCAAGaagcaggagcagcagcagcagcagcagcagctcgacGAGGAGgacgatgaagaagaagaagaagaagagggcgACGATGAAgatgtggaggaggaagagttggAAGTTGAGGGCAGTCGGGCGGGAGGTGTGCCCGTCAGTCGGGTGACGTCACCGCCCGAGGAAGAGCAGGCAAAGGAGATGACAACGGCGGCGGGGGCGCAGCTTTGCGTCACCGTGGCGACAACGTCAGAAGGAGCCTGGTAA